Below is a genomic region from Salvelinus fontinalis isolate EN_2023a chromosome 2, ASM2944872v1, whole genome shotgun sequence.
cccccccccccactgaaaaaccagtgccgcgaaattcaaaaaaaatattttttttaaatatttaactttcacacattaaagtccaatacagctaatgaaagacacagatcttgtgaatccagtcaacatgtccgatttttaaaatgttttacagggaagacacaatatgtaaagatgtacatctattacctaaaaacacattagcataatccaccatcttttatttgtccgccaacaccagtagctatcaccaattcggctaaactaagatatttatagcccctaaccaacaaaaaatctcatcagatgacagtctgataacatatttatggtatgggataggtcttgttagaaaaaagtgcatatttcaggtagattgcataggttacaattgcacccaccgtcacaaatggactagaataattactatgagcaacgtgtttacctacttactaatcatcaaacatttcgtaaaaatacacagcatacacgaatcgaaagacacagatcctgtgaatacagacaatatttcagattttctaagtgtcttacagcgaaaacacaataaatcgttatattagcatagtacatagcacatagcagcccagcattgattctagccaaagtgggcgataacgtcaacatcgccaaaaatatattaattttttcactaaccttctcagaattcttcagatgacactcctgtaacatcatattacacaatccatatagagtttgatcgaaaatgtttatatttagccaccaaaatcatggttagacaatgtgaaatgtagctcagctggtcagaaaatgtccttgcgccacttagacagtgatctactcttatacataaatactcataaacgtgactaaaaaatatagggtggacagggattgatagacaatttaattcttaatacaattgcggaattacattttttaatttatccttacttttcaatacagtttgcgccaagcgaagctacgtcaaaaaacatggcgtcctaagccactaaaatttttcgacagaaacacgatttatcataataaaaatgtcctactttgagctgttcttccatcagtatcttgggcaaaggatcctttcttgggagtaatcgtcttttggtggaaagctgtcctcttgccatgtggaaatgccaactgcgttcgggatgaactgaaaagcgtgcccagctattcacagcgtttcaaaaataaatgtcccaaaatcgcactaaacggatataaattgctataaaacgctttaaattaactaccttatgatgtttttaactcctataacgagtaaaaagatgaccggagaaatataacaggctaaactaatgcttggaacaggagcgggtcggtgtcctccacgcgcgttacgcaccaagaaaagacttgctagctacagggttttttaatttatagtgcctgtgaacgcgcaatcgaccccattgaaatcgtcatcacgtaaaggcatccaggggaagacgtaagcagtgtccgtatagtcatagcaataacagtgcccttttaactgactccagaacagtggccaacatttctgaaatctgactccatgtcagggaaattgctgtagaatgggctctgttccacttagagacaaaatttcaactcctatagaaactatagactgttttctatccaataataataataatatgcatattgtacgatcaaggattttgtgggaagccgtttcaaaaattacccgattagcataaatagtctcaacagcgcccccatcctcaacaggttttaaccaacaatgcagttttaagaaaattaaGTGTtgtgggcttgtaagtaagcatttcactgtaaggtctacacctgttgtattcgacgcatgtgacaaatacaatttttttgattcgatgctgccaccaccatgcttcaccgtagggatggttccaggtttcctccagacgtgacgcttggcattcaggctgagttcaatcttggtttcatcagaccagagaatcttgtttcttcttatggtctgagagtcctttatgtgcctttggcaaactctctaagcgggctgtcatgtgccttttactgaggagtggcttctgttttaccataaaggcctgattggtggagtgctgcagagctggttgtctttctggaaagttctcccatctccacagaggaactgaagCTCTAtcggagtgaccatcgggttcttggtcacctccctgaccaaggcccttctcccccaattgctcagtttgaccgggtggccagctctaggaagaggctttgtggttccaaacctcttccatttaagaatgatggaggccactgtgttcttggtgaccttcaatgctgcagacattgtttggtacccttccccagatctgtgtctcaacacaatcctgtctcggagctctacggacaattcctttgacctcatggcttggtttttgctctgacatgcactgtcaactgtgggaccttatatagacaggtgtgtgtctttccaaaccatgtccaatcaattgaatttacctcaggtggactccaatcaagttgtagaaacatttcaaggttgatcaatggaaacaggatgcacctgaggtgAATTTCGaagctcatagcaaagggtctgaatacttatgtaaataagtaagatattttatttttaatacatttgcaaaaatgtctaaacctttttttgctttgacattatggggtgttgtgtgtagggaaaaacaattatttaatcaatttagaatgaggctgtaacgtaacaaaatgtgggaaaagggaagtggtctgaatactttccgaatgcactgtatagcatTTTCCCCCAAAAATAATAATATGTAATACACACCTAAATCCTAATAATTAAAATCTGAGAACGGTTTACACCCACATGAATGTACCGATAAGCAATCATTTCTGGTGTTTTGGAAAGGAACTCTTCATATATGAactgagcaaaaaaagaaatgtcctctcactgtcaactgctttattttcagcaaacttaacatgtgtaaatatgtgtatgaataTTACAagtttcaacaactgagacataaactgaagaagttccacagacatgtgaccaacagaaatggaataatgagggcctcccgggtggcgcagtggtctagggcactgcatcgcagtgctaactgcgccaccagagtctctgggttcgcccccaggctctgtcgcagccggccgcgaccgggaggtccgtggggcgacgcacaattgggctagcgtcgtccgggttagggagggtttggccggtagggatttccttgtctcatcgcgctccagcgactcctgtggcgggctgggcgcagtgcgcgctaaccaagggggccaggtgcacggtgtttcctccgacacattggtgcggctggtttccgggttggaggcgcgctgtgttaaagaagcagtgcggcttggttgggttgtgcctcggaggacgcatggcattcgaccttcgtctctcccgagcccgtacgagagttgtagcgatgagaaaagatagtaattactagcgattggataccacgaaaattggggagaaaaggggatacaatttaaaaaattaaaaaattaaaaaataaaatggaataatgtgtccctgaacaaagggggggtcaaaatgaaAAGTAACATTTAGCTCTTGTATGACCACCACCTgcttaagtactgcagtgcatctcctcatggactgcaccagatttgccagttcttgctgtgcgatgttaccccactcttccaccaaggcacctgcaagttcctcgacatttctggggggaatggccctagccctcaccctctgatccaacaggtcccagacgtgctcaatgggattgagatctgggctcttcgctggccatggcagaacactgacattcctgtcttgcaggaaatcacacacagaacgagtagtatggctggtggtattgtcatgttggagggtcatgtcaggatgagcctgcaggaaggctaccgcatgagagaggaggttgtcttccctgtaacgcacagcgttgagattgcctgcaatgacaacaagctcagttcgatgatgctgtgacacacttcCCCAGAGaacgacggaccctccacctccaaatcgatcccgctccagagtacaggcctcggtgtaacactcattccttcgatgataaacgtgtATCTGAccgtcacccctggtgagacaaaaccacgactcgtcagcaaagagcactttttgccagtcctgccaGCGAcgttgggtttgtgcccataggcgacgttgttgccggtgatgtctggtgaggacctgctttgttgttacaacaggcctacaagccctcagtccagcctctctcagcctattgcggacagtctgagcactgatggagggattatgcgttcctggcgtaactcaggcagttgttgttgccattctgtacctctcCCGCATGTGTgctgttcagatgtaccgatcctgtgcaggtgttgttacatgtggtctgccactgcaaggacgatccgtcctgtcttcctgtagcgctgtcttaggcgtctcacattgCAATTTAtagccctggccacatctgcagtcctcatgccaccttgcagcatgcctaaggcaagttcacgcagatgagcagggaccctgggcatctttcttttggtgtttttcagagtcattagaaaggcctctttagtgtcctaagttttcataactgtgaccttaagacactaacagcttacagacggtaggcaattaacgaccgttccacaggtgcatgttcattcattgtttatggttcattaaacaagcatgggaaacagtgttttaagccctttacaatgaagatctgtgaagttatttcgatttttactaatttctttgaaagacagggtcctgaaaaagggacgtttttcTTTTTTCACTGAGTTTATAATCTATATGACAATAATACAACCTTAGCTAGCAATAGGCGAAGTCGAGCTACTACAATATTGCGTACAGTATCCTTTTCAGTATCCATGACGTGTCTAGGATGTCATGCAGTGACCTCATCTGTCCACAAGATAGAGATATTTATGTTCCTTGCTTTTATACCTCTATAGAAACTTCCATCAGAATGGTGACGGGACGGTCGAGGAGATCAGCTTTGAGGAGTTCCTTGTGGTGATGTCCCACTTCAGACCTCCAGCACTGAAcatgacagaggaacagagagagaaggtcaGGAGGGAGAAACTCCGCTGTGAGTACCGTTATTAAAATGTTAGTGTGGACTGGTGTTGAGATGGATGTTTTGCATTATAGTATAGTTTCACTACCAAATGAAACAATGTGCTGAAATtgatataataatatataaaaaTGAAAGAGATATAAATGGATATAATTCTTTGTGTCTCTTTCGGGACACACAACAGGTGCGTAAATACATACATGAATCACAAGTAATAAATACAGCAGACAGCACATGTGGATTCAGTTCCTTGTTAGTTCCTTATTAGCTTGTGTACTTTCTAAAATGGCATTCAGAACACTGTACATGGTTTGATGTGTACTATGGCTCACACTGTGACTGGAATCCATACAGGAATCAATTACGGTATCTGTAAACGTTCTGCTGGGATAGCAGGTACGCATACAACAGATCTATATCCCATATACAGCATTAATCAGCAAATGCATTACAGTGATGCCTCATGACACATGCAGGTAAGCAAATATTTGTAGAGTTCGTGTaagattttctttattttctttcccAGTCCTGTTTAATATGCACGACACAGACAACGATGGAACAATCACTCTGGAGGAGTATCGACATGTAAGCCACTGCTCAGCCCTATCTTTCAAATACCCTATCTGCCTATCACTATGTATTGTAACCATGACTGCCTTTCCTCTGAGTGTACTGTAGGTAGTGGAGGAGCTGCTGTCTCGGAGCGGAGCCCTGGGAAAGGAAACGGCTAAAGGAATAGCAGATGCTGCCATGCTGGAGGTAGCCAGTATTTCCATGGGTCACATGGTACGGCTGCTTTTTTTACATCttgtaaatgtttttttcctCACTCTGAGTTTTACATCTGGAATCAGCTGCTATATGACATCTGACTATTATAAAAGTTTTTTTTCAATACCATATTCAAT
It encodes:
- the LOC129814429 gene encoding calcineurin B homologous protein 3-like isoform X2; the protein is MLRRADLDTIPDLACNPIRTQIIEAFFDKRNFHQNGDGTVEEISFEEFLVVMSHFRPPALNMTEEQREKVRREKLRFLFNMHDTDNDGTITLEEYRHVVEELLSRSGALGKETAKGIADAAMLEVASISMGHMEPDEFYEGITFEHFLKILKDIEIETRMNIRFLNMDTTTLCK